The Onychomys torridus chromosome 4, mOncTor1.1, whole genome shotgun sequence DNA window CTCCACACAGGTGAGCCTGCTCCATCTACTCCACACAGGTGAGCCTGCTCCATCTACTCCACACAGGTGAGCCTGCTCTGTCTACTCCACACAGGTGAGCCTGCTCTGTCTACTCCACACAGGTGAGCCTGCTTCATCTACTCCACACAGGTGAGCCTGCTCCATCTACTCCACACAGGTGATCCTGCTCCATCTACTCCACACAGGTGAGCCTGCTCCATCTACTCCACACAGGTGAGCCTGCTCTATATACTCCACACAGGTGAGCCTGCTCTGTCTACTCCACACAGGTGATCCTGCTCCATCTACTCCACACAGGTGATCCTGCTCCATCTACTCCACACAGGTGAGCCTGCTCTATATACTCCACACAGGTGAGCCTGCTCTACTCCTGAGTCCTGTAGGTTGCCCTGGGCTTTGCACCTTccaaatgtaattctttttttggggggggggggaggagggtgaatgctggaagatcagagaagcagaacaggccacagctacctcacctctccagttcctcagctgatcctatttcctcagactggtagcctctgagtccttatccaaatgaatctcagctgaactgttgctcaaaagcctgaatgcttaaccagccaaatactgctGGTTTCtagttctcatgccttatatacgtttctgctttctgccatcactccctgggattaaaggcatgtgtcaccatgcctggctgtttccaatgtggctttgaactcacagagatccagaaggatttctgcctctggaatgctaggattaaaggtgtgtgtgccaccattttctagtctctgtatctagtggctgtctgttctctgaccccagataaatttattagagtgcacaatattttggggagcacaataccaccatatttccccccttttttgtctaaaatttaaaaaagcttataactaatacaagaaaaactatccaataagtatatataatatatacagtcaagaattacattaacagatgtctagtccattaacatttgacagatagagacaaaaaactccattatatacattaacaatgtctagtacagtaatatttgataaactcagacaaaaaatttttcattgcttatcctatttaaaacaagtagttccttttttttatagaacattcttttttttaaatttatttccccctttttttaaaaattatatttgtgttttaattttacatatcagccatgggttcccctgtcctcccccctcccgcccccatccccaccttccccccatccactcccctcccctccattcccatctactccagggccaagactcccctggggattcatttaaactcggtggattcagtacagacaggtccagtcccctccttccaggctgagcaaagtgtccctgtgtaagccccaggttccaaacagccagcttatgcactaaggacaggtccaggtcccaccgcctggatgcctcccaaacagttcaagctattcaattgtctcacttatccagagggcctgatccagctggggcctccacagcctttggttcacaattcatgtgcttccatttgtctggccttttgtccccatgctttttccaatcctgggctcaacaattcacactcccacaatccctcctccttcttgacaactggacacatggagctccacctggggcctggctgaggatctctgtatccacttccattagtcactggatgagagttccagcccgaccgtcagggtatttggccatctgatcaccagactaggtcaaatcaggctttctgtcgaccactgccagcagtctacagaggatgcatcattgtggacctcaggggacctctccagcactctgcctactcctgttctcatgtggtcctcatccatcatggtctaccattccttgttctccctttctgttcctgatccagcagggatctcctgctcccccaagcctcccttccctcgaaccttgcccttcatttctcccactctcgtccaggttgttcatgtagatctcatccatttctctgtcattgggtgatccctgtgtctttcctaggatcccgttttctaggtagcctccctggagttatgtagcagtctagtcatctttgttttacatctagtatcctcctatgagtgagtacataccatgtttgtccttctgagtctgggttacctcactcatgatgattttttctagatccatccatttgcctgcaaacctcatgatgtcatagtttttctctgctgagtagtactccattgtgtatatgtaccatattttctttatccattcttcagttgaaaggcatctaggttgtttccaggttctggctattacaatgaTGGtatgaaaatagctgagcaaatgcccttgtggtatgattgagcattccttgggtatatgcccaagagtgctacagctgggtcttgggggagatggattcccaattttctaaggaagctccatattgatttccaaagcggctgtacaagcttgcattcccaccagcagtggaggagagttccccttgctccacatcctctccagcataagctgtcttctgtgtttttgatcttagccattctgacaggtgtaaggtggtatctcagagtcgttttgatttgcatttcccagataattagagatgttgagaaatttcttaaatatctttcagtcatttgaacttcctctgttgagaattctgtttaagttctatagcccatttcttaattggattgttgggcattttgatgtctaatttcttgagttctttatatattctggatatcagccctctgtcagatgtgaggttggtgaagaccttttcccattctgtaggctgtcgctttgtcttgttgaccatgtcctttgctctacaaaagcttctcagtttcaacagtttccattgattgattgtttctctcagtgtctgtgctactgatgttatatttagaaagtgatatctggtgccaatgcattcaagagtacttcctactttctcttctgtcaggttcagagtaactggatttatgttgaggtgtttgatccacttggacttaagttttgtgcacagtgacagatatggatctatttgcagccttctacacattgacatccagttatgccagcaccatttgttgaagatgctttcttttttccattgtacatttttggcttctttgtcaaaaattatatgttcataggtgtgcaggttaatgtcagggtcttcaattccattccattggtccacatgtcgatttttatgccagtaccaagctgtttttattacagtagctctatagtagagcttgaggtcggggattgtgatgcctccagaggttgttttattgtacaggaatcttttggctatcctgggttttttgtttttccatatgaagttgagtattattctttccagatctgtgaagaattgtgttggtaacttGACAGGGATTgtgctgaatctgtagatttattttggtaagatcaccatttttactatgttagccctgcctatccatgagcatgggaggtctttccattttctgacatcttcttcaatttgttttttcagggacttaaagttcttgtcatataggtcctttacatgcttagagtaaccccaaggtattttatatcatttgtggctattgtaaagcgtgatgatgtatctctgatttccttctcagcctgtttgtctattgtatataggagggctactgattttttttagttgatcttgtatcctgctatgttgctgaaggtttttataagctgtatcagtttctttgttgaattttgggggtcactcatgtatactatcatgtcatctgcaaatagggaaaggttgtcttcttcctttccaatttgtatccccttaaactctttatgttgtcttatagctctggctagaacttcaagtactatattgaataagtatggggagaggggacagtcttgctttgttcctgattttagtggtattgctttgagtttctctccatttggtttttctagacaggatttcttgtgtagctttgtacctttcctggaactcacttggtagaccaggctggcctcgaactcacagagatccacctggctctgcctccggagtgttgggactaaaggcgtgtgccaccaccgcccggccccaaaTGTAATTCTTAAGCTTTCATTTTGTTAAGGTTCCAGTGTAAAACATCCCCACTAGCTCAGCTCTAGCCTGCCTAGCCTTCAGCTGGTGCTGCTCTTTTAGGAGGTTCTGGAAACGTTGGGAGatggagcctcactggaggaagccGACCAAGGGTAGTTCTGGTTGATTCGATTTACTCACATGTCTGATCTGCCAAGCTTCTTTATACCCTACACTGACTTAGCTCTCAGACTTCAATTTCATAACTTTTTAACAGTTAACTTTCATTAAcagtttcattaattttaattttaattttttgctacCTCTGTAAGTACATGGGAATACACATACCTAGGAATACAAGTATACAGGCTAGACTGCATTTTTGAGAACATGTTTTGAAACAGTGGGAACTGTGAAGGAGGTGGGAATATCCAAGCCCTCAAGTCCACAACAGAACAATGGTTAATTCAGATCAGTAATAAAGGGCTGTTTTGTATTTCTGAGAATAGCAAGGCCCTTAGATTATGGCACAAACAACCTCCAATAAGAGCCAGCCTGTTGCCAGGAAGAGGGACTTGGAGACCAGAGGCCATGTAGGCAGCCTTGGCCTTGCCATAGTAGAACACAGGGTCCCCCTTTAAAATAGTTCTTTGATGTCatagatgaaaaaaaattaaaaacaagacacaAAGGGGGAATTTCTTTTATTGGAATTAGGAAGAGAAAACAATTGGTCATGGAGCtctgggggaggaagagggaaagttaCCCTTTGTGAGTCAGAAGCCAGAAAATGCCTGTGTTTCCCAGTGACCATTTATAAGCAGCTTGATGCAGGGTAGCTGAGTATATAAATAGATATTTCATTAATGGGAGAGCAATTCAGTCTATTTCTGTGCCCTTAGGCATACATACCATATATCTCTTTTCATtgtttagcttaggcttgtcttgtttaagaaataaaatagccATGTCCTTTGATGTAGGATGTGGAGGAGGGACTCTTATCTCAAAGGCAGTCTCCTCATGATTCTCTTATTTACAACTGACTTAATGTCTTTGATGAGATGGTCTGTTCACCAAGAGCAGTGAATCAATTTTACTGATTGACCTTGCAGAAGCCCCTggtacagttcccagcacccacattctcttctgacctctgtgagcttCTGAGTGCACATGAaacacataaattcacacacacacacacacacacacacacacacacacacacacacacacgcacgcacgcgcgcgcgcacgcacgcacgcacgcacgcacgcacgcacgcacgcacgcacgcacgcgcacacgaattaaagaaggaaaggaagaaaactgacttGCAAGTCAAGCAACATGCTAGGTGTGGTGATGCTTGCCTCTAATTCCACCAggtagagagacaggaggattgctgtaagtttgtggccaacctggtccacatagggagtttcaggccagcttggactaccttttctcaaaagaccaaaaaacaaaagcgCCGGgcgggtggcacacgcctttaatcccagcactcgggaggcagagccaggcagatctctgtgagttcgaggccagcctggtctccaaagcaagttccaggaaaggtgcaaagctacacagagaaaccctgtctcgaaaaaccaaaaaccaaacaaacaaaaaaaactaaaaaaaaaaaaaaaagaaaaaagcaaacaccCTTTCCCCAAAGTCAAATTACTTGCCCAAGACTACCAGTTTGGATATCAGACTCTATCCTTTGCTGCCCCACCCTATATATttagcatatatacatacagcattCACTTATAGGGCTGGCCTGGCCCCCAAACCATCCCTGTTCATTCATACTGGTGATCATCATTACAAGAACATCCTTAAGGAAATTGACTTCCCCTTCGTTAATTGTGGTAGATCGGCTCCCactttttttccccagggtactcttgaggagtgagggataagagatttagctAGAAAtacagagggggagagagagagaaacaggatagcctagggagggcctggatccttatataccagccccttctgtctcttctcaagggcttttaaaggaatgtcaaggggtggagcaaagacctccccgctagcacagccaagtgcaaacccttccaaacacctggtaactatcTTCtagtgcagccctgctgggtaaagcaagctcagatctcactaggaaacctctgtggactccCATAGTTAATGACTAATATTTCATAGACATGAGCTATACATAGCCCTTGGGCAGAATATCCAGTTCTCAGGAAAGGGTGTGGAGTTTGTGTGGCCACACGAGGAGGATTTCCTCTTGGTGTTAAGCTGCTTGTCAGCTCCTGAGAACTTACAGAATTAAACTTCAtttcataaagagaaaaaaattgtctGCTTCAGAGTCATTACAAATCCAGATGCGTCCCCCTTTCCAGAATCTTTCACAGCATCGGTAAATTTATCAGAAAaatttccccttctccctctgtaGAGGATGAAGTCAGCCACccattttctgtttcctaaatAATGAGTCAAGTGTGCTAGGACCTGGTTGTTGGGAAATATTTTCCGCTCTCCGATAAAAGGAAAGGCTGAATAAGCCTTGGCCATCTCCGTGTGCAGTATTAGTATGTGACAGCATCGGAAATCGAACTGAAGGGCGCTGGGAGGAACCTAGGGCCGAGACGGAAGTACGCCAGGGCTGTTTTGGAGCTAGTAGGGCAGGGCAGCAgctggaacaacaacaacaacaacaacaaaaaaggacagAGGTGGCTTTCGGCCCAGCCGGCTCCCGGGGCGGGGCCGCTGCTCTCCAGAGCCCCGCCTTCTCGGGGCGGGGCGAGAGCGAAGGGCGGGGCCGCGCTCCGTCGGGGCGGGGCCTGTGGAATCTCGGAATTCCTAGACGCGGGGCCTCGGCGCGCGTCTCCCGGCGCGGGATTCCTCTCGCAGACTCCCATTCAAAAGATGCCGAAGGGGCGGCGCGGCAGCCAGAACCCCAAGATGAGCCAGCGGCCGGCCCCGCCCCTCTACTTCCCGTCGCTCTACGACCGGGGCATCTCGTCGTCTCCGCTGAGCGATTTTAACATCTGGAAGAAGCTCTTCGTGCCGCTCAAGGCGGGCGGGGCGCCGGCGGTGGCCGGGGTCCGACCCCTGCCTCTGGCAGCCCCCGCCAcggtgccgccgccgccgcctggccTGGGTCCCCCCAGCGAGCGCCCGTGCCCTCCGCCTTGGCCGTCGGGCCTGGCCTCTATACCTTACGAGCCTCTGCGCTTCTTCTATTCGCCGCCGCCAGGGCCCGAGATGGCAACTTCAGCCCTGGTCCCCGGCTCCACGACGCCCTGGCTCGCCTCCGCCTCCCACCCCGAGGAGCTGTGCGAGCTAGAGATCCGGATTAAGGAGCTGGAGCTGCTCACCATCACTGGAGACGGCTTCGACTCCCAGCGCTGTGCGTGACTGCCAACCGAGCCAACCCCAGCTGTCCTAATTGTCCAGTCCGTCAGGCACCAGACTGTGACCCCAGACTGCCCACAGCCCCAGGAGTCCCACTCCCCAAATCTGTCCTCCAGACCCCCACGTGCTGAATTTCAACCGACCCCTGCCTCACCACACACTTGAGCTAATCAAGCCCTGCAGTTTTAAACTTCACTCCTCAGGGGTTCGTCCTTGAGGAAATGGAGACTCTGGATAGACACCTGAAGCACTCCCTTCCTACACTTCACCTTCCTACACAGTAATACCACACTTCCGTAGTCTGGAGCTCCATTCACCACAGACTGCCTGTCTCTAGAGGCTCACCTTCAATAGTCAGTCTCACACGGGGTCTGAGGGTGGGAGGAGATGGTAGGAATTGCCCCAACCTTGAAGGCCCTCAGTCATTCACTCTGCCTTTCCATGGGCCCCATGCCCTAAGGCCCTCCAATGGGAAATCTCCGACTCTGACCTTTGATCTTAGGTCTGAGGTTTTAGGGATTTACACCAGAGCAAAGCAAGTGTAATTGATGTAAGCAGGAGTCCTCCGGTATATGAACTGATTCCTCTCTATTGGACAGTAAGGCAGTCAAAGCCAGCTGTATTTCCAGAAGGACCGATTGCTCAGGAATTAGTAGTCATAGGCTGTCCTTTCTCATCATCTGCTCTAAGGTTTGAATTTGACTACTGGAGGGGGGCAGATGGCACTGGAAAGACCATGTCACCTGTTCTCTACAACCCGTTAAACTCCCCTCTGCCACACAGGGAGGtgaagtatgaaaaaaaaaaaaaaccctatatatTTAGGTATGCAAGGCCATGGGAATGGTCTCCAATTCATCTGATACCCTGTAGGACACACTTTTTCATAGCCACAGGAGACCAAGTCCCTAGAATTTCCAGACATAGGCGTTAGCTATGTTTGGGCTGTTAGGAGATTTTAGGGTCGTGCATCCACAGTTACTTCCCAGAAGCTTGCTCTGAAGTTAGAAGATTCCCCCTCAGAgcggaggtggtgcacacctggaatcccaatacttaggaggccgaggcagagggatcaagagttccagaac harbors:
- the C4H11orf91 gene encoding uncharacterized protein C11orf91 homolog — encoded protein: MPKGRRGSQNPKMSQRPAPPLYFPSLYDRGISSSPLSDFNIWKKLFVPLKAGGAPAVAGVRPLPLAAPATVPPPPPGLGPPSERPCPPPWPSGLASIPYEPLRFFYSPPPGPEMATSALVPGSTTPWLASASHPEELCELEIRIKELELLTITGDGFDSQRYKFLKALKDEKLQGLKTTRQPGKSASVS